A region from the Nonlabens sp. YIK11 genome encodes:
- a CDS encoding TlpA family protein disulfide reductase codes for MKKMIILLLCISIYGCGNENKNDLQELADLNLYLTTNEKIDSLIIFDLTQQRELHKVAFTDTMRIKFNDSINDNYQIKFLKDGNQIPNPFPYDQLWLKGENIELKGRYDGKLVIDTLIGSDMHYKSLAFRKNFKELTSQKSDTVEINKFLLKTVSDLGRDEIFSMDVADLFARRNQNNIEELKKLNAILEKKNPLLKNHPMFTSYRDTKSLIENKVFDVSQYSFLNWDNQSESIGISSDKMILMDFWFVGCTPCERDHKIIAKDLKALKDKNIKLVSISTTQEFDVWKNYLQKNEYDWYNLRFNPNNSDREEMDKEFSIEGYPTYILLNTDGTIALKIGNYQQLKNYLKMS; via the coding sequence ATGAAAAAAATGATAATACTACTGCTCTGCATATCAATTTACGGTTGCGGCAATGAAAATAAAAATGATCTCCAGGAACTTGCTGATCTGAATTTATACCTGACTACAAATGAAAAAATAGATAGTCTGATCATTTTTGATCTTACACAGCAAAGGGAGTTACATAAAGTAGCATTTACGGATACAATGAGAATCAAGTTTAACGATAGTATAAATGATAATTACCAGATAAAGTTTTTGAAAGACGGTAATCAGATTCCAAATCCGTTCCCATATGACCAGCTTTGGCTCAAAGGTGAGAATATTGAACTTAAAGGAAGGTATGATGGAAAACTCGTGATTGATACACTTATAGGGTCCGACATGCATTATAAATCCCTTGCCTTCAGAAAAAACTTTAAAGAATTAACGAGTCAAAAATCTGACACCGTCGAGATAAATAAGTTTTTGCTCAAAACAGTTTCTGATTTGGGAAGAGATGAGATATTTTCAATGGACGTTGCAGATTTATTTGCAAGGAGAAATCAAAATAATATTGAAGAGCTGAAGAAATTGAATGCCATATTAGAGAAAAAAAATCCACTACTAAAAAACCATCCGATGTTTACATCATACAGGGATACCAAGTCATTAATTGAGAACAAGGTGTTTGATGTTTCTCAATACAGCTTCTTAAATTGGGATAACCAGTCAGAATCGATTGGTATTTCAAGCGATAAAATGATTTTAATGGATTTTTGGTTTGTAGGTTGCACTCCCTGTGAACGTGACCACAAGATAATTGCCAAGGATTTGAAAGCATTGAAAGACAAAAACATTAAACTGGTTAGTATTTCAACTACCCAAGAGTTTGACGTTTGGAAAAATTATCTTCAAAAAAATGAATATGACTGGTATAATCTAAGGTTCAATCCAAACAACTCTGATCGTGAAGAAATGGACAAGGAGTTTTCTATTGAGGGATACCCTACTTATATACTTTTGAATACAGATGGCACGATAGCCCTAAAGAT